One region of Nothobranchius furzeri strain GRZ-AD chromosome 16, NfurGRZ-RIMD1, whole genome shotgun sequence genomic DNA includes:
- the LOC129166530 gene encoding putative nuclease HARBI1 — MVGVPQSRPWCVCSGWQVEHPTGWSQEYLGCLAQLSTTSSIESRRMWSQSSTRSFTSPKPKRRWRLCLVGLLGWLDTAFMKAVGAIDGCHIRIKAPSGPDGQCYRNRKLFPSIILQAVCDHQGRFIDTYVGWPGSVHDSRVLRHSPLYRQSAYPPPGHFILADGGYPCLQHPLPLITPYKRVVQGVGAQRLNSHHSRARCIIERAFGMMKTRFRTIFLKALEVHHTFVPHVIIACTILHNICLSAGDIVVQDDELEDDAPEDEGGLVWRQSVVPSGGTNFLLRCLLWRKYHQITITVNSDVTAVD; from the exons ATGGTTGGGGTGCCACAATCGAGACCCTGGTGTGTctgttctggttggcaagtggaacatcctaCAGGGTGGTCTCAAGAGTATTTGGGATGCCTCGCTCAACTGTCCACGACATCGTCCATCGAGTCACGGAGGATGTGGTCGCAGTCCTCCACCAGGTCATTCACCTCCCCAAAACCCAAGAGGAGATGGAGGTTGTGTCTcgtgggtttgctgggctggctcgacACAGCTTTCATGAAAGCAGTAGGTGcgatcgacggctgtcacattcggatcaaggctccgagcggtcctgatggtcagtgctacagaaacaggaaactgttcccatctatcatcctgcaggcagtttgtgaccatcagggccgctttattgacacctatgtgggctggcctgggtcggtccacgactccagggtcctccggcacagcccactgtacaggcagtcagcctatcctcctccagggcacttcatcctcgcggatggagggtacccatgcctccaacatccactccccctcatcaccccctacaaacgggtggttcaaggtgtgggagcccagcgcctcaacagccatcattccagggcacgctgcatcatcgagcgtgcttttggaatgatgaagaccaggttcaggaccatcttcctgaaagcgctggaggtccaccacacctttgtacctcat gtcatcatagcatgcaccatcctgcacaacatctgcctcagtgctggtgacattgtggtgcaggacgatgaactggaggatgatgctccagaagatgagggggggctggtttggaggcagtcagtggtgccctctggcggtaccaactttctgctgaggtgtctgctctggaggaagtaccaccagatcacaattactgttaacag tgatgtgacagccgtcgattga